In one Myxocyprinus asiaticus isolate MX2 ecotype Aquarium Trade chromosome 29, UBuf_Myxa_2, whole genome shotgun sequence genomic region, the following are encoded:
- the LOC127420160 gene encoding immunoglobulin superfamily member 21-like, which translates to MSVITLSLLLCADLLDFVIGYLTVTIEPLPPVVMGDTVTLKCNFRTDGNLREIVWFRVTEGGTSKQKIFTYDAMYNTNFSHMEDFRRREDLVYQSTVRLPEVQMEDDGPYECHVGIYDRASREKVVLASGSITLNVMSPPKSIAVIAANQPARFNRYEAQNFTLVCIVTGGKPAPVVYFKRDGELIEVHTSTSSEKVESRGLLAAKDNQPLISRELDDTKVQKSQSFLGPYSEPVRLDKDRPQRSYTSRAPGEEEPSPTTEVIPETVISREFPRWVLSSSPLYFFSHTQYELHDGTLEVQAMLTWHLNPQLDNEALFSCEVKHPALSMPMKAEVTLSAPKGPKISVTPSRAKVADTVRIKVEGFQMGPKANEVFPEPLFIWTRVGGPLLDGSAERFGKVLVLERVPAELNGSMYRCTVQNPLGSTNMHTRLIVFENPRIKKATHLNLGDSGGAMLGPSLMLLLLSLTLELT; encoded by the exons ATGAGTGTAATCACTTTATCTTTGCTCCTGTGTGCTGATCTCCTGGATTTCGTCATAG GTTATTTAACAGTCACCATTGAGCCTCTCCCTCCTGTGGTTATGGGGGACACAGTGACTTTGAAGTGCAATTTCAGGACTGATGGCAACCTTCGAGAGATAGTGTGGTTTCGG GTGACAGAGGGTGGTACCtcaaaacagaaaatatttactTATGATGCCATGTACAACACCAATTTTTCTCACATGGAGGACTTTCGCAGAAGAGAGGACCTTGTTTACCAGTCTACTGTCAG GCTCCCTGAGGTTCAAATGGAAGATGACGGACCATATGAATGTCACGTGGGGATCTATGACAGAGCGTCTAGAGAGAAGGTGGTCCTGGCATCTGGGAGTATCACACTTAATGTTATGT CTCCACCAAAATCTatagctgtcattgctgcaaatcAGCCAGCTCGATTCAATCGCTACGAGGCTCAAAACTTCACGCTTGTTTGCATTGTTACTGGAGGAAAACCTGCCCCTGTG GTGTACTTTAAGAGGGATGGAGAACTAATTGAAGTGCATACTTCCACATCTTCTGAGAAAGTAGAAAGCAGAGGCTTGCTGGCAGCCAAAGATAACCAGCCACTTATCAGCCGAGAACTGGATGATACAAAAGTGCAGAAGTCCCAGTCTTTCCTGGGCCCTTACAGCGAACCGGTGCGTCTGGACAAGGACAGACCCCAACGCAGCTACACTTCTAGAGCCCCTGGTGAGGAGGAACCTAGCCCCACCACTGAGGTCATCCCAGAGACTGTGATCAGTAGAGAATTCCCTCGCTGGGTGCTCAGCTCGAGCCCGTTGTACTTTTTCAGCCATACTCAGTATGAACTACATGACGGTACTCTGGAGGTCCAAGCAATGCTCACCTGGCACCTGAACCCACAACTGGACAATGAGGCTCTGTTCAGCTGTGAAGTCAAGCACCCAGCCCTTTCCATGCCCATGAAGGCAGAAGTTACACTCT CTGCTCCAAAAGGCCCAAAAATCTCTGTTACACCAAGCAGAGCGAAAGTGGCAGACACAGTCCGCATCAAAGTGGAAGGATTCCAAATGGGACCCAAAGCG AATGAAGTGTTTCCAGAGCCTCTGTTCATATGGACACGCGTGGGAGGACCCCTGCTGGATGGCAGTGCGGAGAGATTTGGGAAAGTACTGGTTCTGGAGAGAGTCCCAGCTGAGCTCAATGGCTCAATGTACCGCTGCACAGTGCAAAACCCTTTGGGATCAACCAACATGCACACCCGCCTCATAGTGTTTG AAAATCCAAGGATCAAGAAGGCTACACATCTAAACC TTGGTGATTCTGGTGGAGCCATGCTCGGACCCTCGctgatgctgctgctgttgtcatTGACTCTGGAGTTAACATGA